CGTCTTAATACGCAGGCTGAAGACGTGGATGCCCGGCACGAGGCCGGGCATGACGGCAGATGTGGAAGCTGGCCCTACTTGATCAGCCCTTTTTCCTTGTAATAGCGGATCGCGCCGGGGTGCAGCGGAACCGGGCTGCCGGTCGCCGCGGTCTCCAGCTTGATCTCCTTGCCGGCCGCATGCGAATTCGCCAACTCAGGAAGCGATTCGTAGACCAGCTTGGTCATCTGATAGGCCAGATCGTCGGAGACCGCCGAACTCGTCACGAGATAATTGACGACCGCGGCGGTCGGGACGTCCTTGTCCTGGCCGGTATAGGTATTGGCGGGGATCGTCACCGAGACGAAGGGCGGCCCGATCTTGTCAACGGTCGCCTTGGGAACCGACACCACGGTGATTTCGCTCGAGGTGGAGAGATCCTTCAGCGACGCCACGCCGAGGCCGGCCGACTGCAGCGTCGCATTGAGCTGGCGGTTCTTCATCAGGTCGACGGATTCGGCGAACGGCAGGTATTCGACCTTGCCCATGTCCTTGTAGGTCATCCCGGCGGCGGCCAGGATCGCGCGGGAGTTGAGTTCGGTGCCGGACTTCGGCGCGCCGACCGAGAGGCTCTTGCCCTTCAGGTCCGCCAGCGTCTTGATGCCGCTCTCGGCGGTCGCGACGATCTGGATGTAGTTCGGATAGATCGCGCCGATGGTGCGCAGCTTGTCGAGCTTGGACTTGAAGCCGGCCTCCTCGTCGCCGTCCCATGCCGCCTTGAGCGAGTCGCCGAGCGTGAACGCGATCTCGCCGCGGCCCTGCTGCAGCAGGATCAGGTTCTCGACCGACGCCTTGGTGGCCTGCACCTGCGTCTTCACGTTCGGAATCTTGTCGCTGTAGATCTTTCCGATGGCGACGCCGAGCGGGTAATACACGCCGGATGTGCCGCCGGTCAGTACGTTGATGAATTGTTGGGCCTGCGCGCCGGGCGCAGAAAATACCGTCGCCACCGCAACGGCAGCTGCAATCAACTTCGAATTCATGAGTAGCGTTCTCCCCTAAATTTCGCCGGGAAATTGGACGGACGGGAGACCCCGGTCAACCCGTCCAAAGGACGCACGCGACGACCAAATACGCAGGGCTCGGCTGCCTTCGATAAGGGTGGCAGCCGCGCCGAATAATGAATACGGTCCGCCGAATTTTCAGGGGAACGATCTATGGATTCGAACAACCTACGCCTCAACCGCCGCGCCGTGCTGACCGGCGCCGCAGCTCTCGGCGGTATGTCGCTGCTGCCGCACGGGGCGCGTGCTGCCGACCAATGGCCGACGCGGCCGGTCAAGCTCGTCGTTCCCTTCGCGGCCGGCGGCACCACGGACATTCTGGCGCGGGTCGTCGCCGCCAAGGTGTCCGAGGAGTATGGCCAGCAATTCATCGTCGAGAACAAGACCGGCGCCGGCGGCAATATCGCCGCCGATTACGTCGCCAAGGCCGAACCCGACGGCTACACCTTCGTAGTCGGCACGCCGGGCACGCACGCCATCAACCAGTTCGTGTTCAAGAACATGACCTACGACCAGGCCAGGGATATCGCGCCGGTCATCATCATCGCGCGGGTGCCCAACCTGTTTTCGGTGACGAACGCGCTGCCGGTGAAATCGGTCACCGAGTTCATCGCCTATGCCAAATCGAAGCCGGGCGAGTTGTTCTACGGCACGCCCGGGCTCGGCAGCACCGCGCATGTCTCGACCGAATTGTTCAAGTCGATGACCGGCGTCGAGATGACCCATGTGCCCTACAAGGGCTCGGCTCCGGCGCTGACCGACCTGATCGCCGGCCGCGTTCAACTGATGATCGACAATCTGCCGGCGGCGCAGCCGTTCGCGGAATCCAATTCGATCCGTCCGATCGCGGTCTCGTCCGCGAAGCGCTGGTCGGGCTTCCCCGACCTGCCGACCATCGCCGAAGCCGGCGTACCCGGCTACGAGGCATCGTCATGGTTCACGATCGGCGCGCCGGCGAAGACGTCGAAGGAAATCATCGGCAAGCTCAACGCCAGCGTCGACAAGTTCCTCAAGACCGAGGACGGCATCGCGCGCCTGCGCAAGCTCGGCGCCGAGCCGGCGGGCGGATCGCCGGAGGACATGCAGGCCTATGTGCTCTCGGAAACCGAGAAGTGGGGCAAGGTCGCCAAATTCGCCGGCATTAAGCCGGAGTGACCTAATCGAATTGCCGTAACGCCTCGCCGCGGGCAATCAACCGCTTCGCATTGGAATAGGTCGGCACCTCGATCAGCGATCCCTCGTGTTCGGCGCGGGCATCGCCTTGCGCCCGCGCCGCCTCGAACGCGGTCACGATGTCGCGGGCGCGGCGCATCTCGTTGTCGTCGGGCGTCAGCACGCCGTTGACGATGGCGGCATGCGAGGGATCGACCAGGCTTTTGGCGGTGTATCCCAACCGGCGGGCCCAGCGCGCGTCGCGCTCGACGCCCGGCGCGTCGCTCCAGGTGTAGGGGCAATCGACCGCCACGACATTGGCGGCGCGGCATTCGACGATGAAGCGCTGCCGGCAATAGGCGAGCTCGACGCCATCGGTATCGCGTTCGGCGCCGAGATCGGCCGCGAGGTCTTCCGCGGCGAGCAGACAGGCGGTGACGCGCTTGCTGACGGCCGCGATCGCGCCCGTCTGCACCAGTCCGCGCGCGAATTCGATATTGGGCAGCAGCGCGGTCGAACCCTCCGCGATGCCATAGTCGCGCTCGAAGCGGGATACCGCGGCGTCGAGTTGCGATACGTGATGGGGCTCGGCGACTTTCGGCAGGCCCACGATATCGGGACGGCCGCGCATGACCGCGGCGAGATCATCCATGCCGTCCTGATCGAGCGGATTGACGCGCACTGCGACCACCGCACCGGCCTCGCGCCACGACGCGTAGAGATCCGGCGCCAGCATCCGCGCCTTCGGACGCAAGGCCGGCGGCGTGAAGTCCTCGAGTTCGTGGATCAGGACGTCGGCACCGGAAGACGCCGCCCGCTGCAGCACGGCCTCGTTGGCACCTTCCAGGAACAGCCAGGAACGACAGAGTGGTACCGGCCTGATCCTGCGCATGGCGCCATTCCGGCTTCAGTTCACGGCGAAGCCGCTCACTCGAATTTCATGTCGACGCATTTCGAGATATCGGAGCCGAGGCCGGACGAGATGGTGATGCAGCCGCGCACCTTCAGTGCCGTCTTGTCGCTGGCCCACATCGCATAGCCGCCCGGTCCGAAGAACGAATTGGTGTTCGGCGCTTCGGTCTCGGTCGCGTCGAACGAATAGTTGCCGTCGCCTTCGAAGATGCGGGGCTTCTTGGTGCAGCCGCCGTCGGTCTGCACGTTGATGACTTCCTTGTTGTCCCGCGTCAGCGCCAGTGAGACCTGGCAGCGGAAATATTCGGAGGTCTTGGCGTTGAAGACATACGCATAGGACTTGCAGGTCGCGGTATTGAGCTTGCCCGCGCTCAATCCGCGGCTGCATGAAATCCGCTGGTTGTTGGAGAGCTTGAAGTCATCGGCCTGCGCGGCAGAGGTCAGAGGAGCCAGCGTCATGAACGACAGCGCAACACCAAACCCGATTTTCACGACGTGGTTCATTCGAATCATCCCCATGACATCCCCTGCAATGGATAGCTTGTAGCCGGAAACGGGAACATAGTCGCGAAGTCGAAAGCGGGAAATCACAAAGTCCAGAAAGAAAGATAGAGTGATGGAGCCACGCGATGCGGCAAAGGCGCCATTGACGAAATAATGACGTTCGTGATTTGTTCAAGGCGTTGGGACGCCAAGGAATTGGGACATAGGCCGTTTCGGCCGTCGGGAGGATGACGATGACGCGATTTTCAACAACGACCTTTTTGTTTGCAGCCGCCCTGACCGGGCTGGCGACATCCACACTGGCGACATCCGCTTTGGCGCAGGCCGCGGCACCGACGCCCTGGGAGCTGAAGGCGGACATGGGCTACGGCTACGACAAGGAAGGCAAGACGTTCTCCTACAAGATGGGCACCAACAATGCCGGCCTGCTGTTGAAGGGCGCCAAGAAGGTGCCGAAGGGCACGCTGTTCTTCATCGGCCAGAACGGTCAGCTCTACATGCGCACCGGCCCCTATCTCGAGGGCGACGGCAAGTTCATGTTCGGAACGAATTGATCCTATCTACTCGACGAGCCCCGTAGGGTGCAATTGCGCCGTGCCCACCTTCTATCACTCGCGGCTTCTGAATGGTGGGCACGCTTCGCTTGCCTACCCTACAATCGGTTCAAAACGCCGCGGCCAATTCCCTGGCGCCGGGCTTGTTGCTGTTGAAATCCATGCGCTCGTCGGTCACTGCGAGCAGTTTCGCCACCGTGTTGTGGCGGATCGCGACCGGGTTGCGCTCGTAGCCGCCGCGCTGGAAGAAATTCGAGGTCGGCACCTGTTCGCGCATCGCCTGCGGCATGGTCACCATGTCGAGCCCGGTGCCGTCGCCGGTCAGGTTCATCATTTCGAGTTCGGCGGCGGTCAGCGGGCGATTGTAGCCCTTGGCGCGGGCGAAGATCACCGAGGTCAGCAGCTTGTGGGTCTGCAGCATCGGGCCGACGTCGATATCCAGCACCATGGCGTGCACCGCCCAGCCCTGCGCGGTATTGGCGAGCTTTTCATGCGCCGACCAGTCGTCCGGCACGGTGCGCGTGAACGCCACCATTTTCTTCAGCACCGCGAGCTTGTGGTCCATCGCCTTGCGCGCCGGGCCCGACAATGCGGTCGCCTTCGCCGCCAATTCCTTGACGAACTCATGGCCCTGCTCGGCCAGCAGCTCGACGCTGTTGGTGGTGAGGAGCTGGTTGTAGCCGATCGCGGTGGAGATGGCGCGCTTGCCGCCATGCTCGATGCCCGACTGCACGTCGTAATTGCCGGTGCCGCCGGTCTCGAACGAATAGACCCGCACCGCCTGCTCGCGCGTCAGGCCGGAGGCCAGCGCGTAGCGGGCATAGGCGCGCTTGAACTCGACTTCGCTTGCGGGGCGTTGCGGCGTGAACTGGAACTCTTCGGCGGCGGCCTGCAAGAGATCGGCGACGACCGGGATCGCCTTGCGCTCGCGCGGCTTGCCCTCCTCCTGCGGTTCCGGATCGACCGGCCGCTTCGGCCCGGTATAGAGCGGTGGGTGGGTCAGCACATAATCGTCGAGCGTGATCGGCTGGCGATCGCGCCGCTTGGCGTTGCGGCCGCGTCGTTTCTCGGTGACCGAGGCCCAATAGGGACCGGCCACCTCTTCGAACGCGGCGCGCGCGGCCTGATATTCCCCAAGCTTGCGGCGATAGTCGGCGATGGCCTGCGGCGAGGCCGCCTGCGCCATCGCATCGGCGGCCGAAGCCGGCAGCGGCTCGGTCGCCACGGCGCGCGGCGCGCCCGATAGCGCAAGCGCGACAATTCCAAAGCCTAAGCGAATCAATGGCCGATACATCGTCCCGTTGTAGCAAGCGCGCACGTGATGTCAGCCCCGAAAGAGGTCGTTCGCTATTTCCACGCGAACACCGGCTGTTCCAGTTCGGCGACGCGGGTGTCGCGGCCAGCCAGCACTTCGCGGAATTGATAGATCAGCGCCGCGGTCGGCGCGTGGATCTGTTGACCGTCGAGGCGGAAGCGGATCACGCGCCGCGTGCTTTCGGGGATCGTGGTGAAGGAGAACGCGTCCTGCCGTTCGATGTCCTTGAGCGCAATGCGGTGCACGGACTCGACTTCATCATGGTTCGGCGAGATCGCCGCATCCGTGCTCACCCACACCACGACCGGCGTGATGAGATAGCCGGAGCGGGTCGGATAGTCGTCGAGCAGGCCCAGCACGTCGCCCTCGCTGAGTTCAACGCCGAGCTCTTCGTGCAGCTCGCGCAATGCGGCCTGCGCCTGCGTTTCGCCCTGGTCGCAGCGTCCGCCCGGCAGCGCCCATTGGGCGGCATGAGCGCGCAGGCCGGCGGCGCGGCGGGTCAGCAGGAACGCGGTCCCCGCGCCCATCTCGGCCCGGGTGAGCGCGATCGCCACCGCGGCCCGCTTCAGCGACGGCGCAGCACCGTCAGGCTGCACACGCCTGAAGCTGGCGCAGAGCTCTGCGATATTCCGCCGGGTGGTATCGTCAAATGACCTGACCATCCCGCTTGACTACAACACACCCGCGACCGATGAAATGACCCCAATCGCATGACAGCCCGCCAGACCAACGGAAAGCACGACATGACCAGCAAGGCCGCGGACAAGCTCAAATCCGACGGCTGGAAGATCGTCGAAACTAGCGGATTCCTGCATCTGATCGGCCCGCTGTGGCAACGCGTGGTCGACGGCGAGCACGAATACGCGCTGCAGACCGAGGACAAGCACCACAACCGCCGCGGCCTGGTGCAGGGCGGCGTGCTGATGACCTTCGCCGACCGCACCTGCGGCATGACCGCCCGCTACGTCTCCGGCAAGCCAATGCTGGCGACCGTGCAGCTCGATACTCATTTTGTCGAGGCCGGCAAGATCGGCGAACTGCTGGTGTCGCGGCCGCACGTGGTGCGCTCCACCCGCAGTCTCATATTCATCACCACCGAAGTGACGGTCGACAAACGCTGTATCGCGATGGCGAGCGGCGTGTTCAAGATATTGAAGAGCGGGACGTAGAGAGAGCCCACCCCCGTCATTCCGGGGCGATGCGAAGCATCGAACCCGGAATCTCGAGATTCCGGGTTCGCGCTGCGCGCGCCCCGGAATGACGGATCAACTTGAGGACCCAACTGATGCAATATCGCAACCTCGGCCGCAGCGGCTTGAAGATTTCGCCGATTTGCCTGGGCACCATGATGTTCGGCGGGCCCACCGACGAGGCGACGTCGTCGCGGATCGTGGCAAGCGCGCGCGAGGCCGGCGTCAACTTCATCGACAGCGCCGACGCTTATAACGGCGGCAACTCCGAGAAGGTGGTCGGCCGCGCGATTTCGAACAACAGGCAGAACTGGATTCTCGCGACCAAGCTCGCCAACCAGATCGGCAGCGATCCCAACCATGGCGGACTGTCGCGGCGCTGGGTGCTGCAGGCGGCGGAAGACAGCCTGAAGCGGCTCGGCACCGATTTCATCGACATCTATTACCTGCACAAGGAAGACCACGCGACGCCGCTGGAAGAGACGGTGCGCGCGATCGGCGACCTGATACGGCAGGGCAAGATCCGTTACTTCGGCGTCTCGAACTACCGCGCCTGGCGCGTCGCCGAGATCTGCAACCTCTGTGACAACA
The Bradyrhizobium sp. KBS0727 genome window above contains:
- a CDS encoding TAXI family TRAP transporter solute-binding subunit, with translation MNSKLIAAAVAVATVFSAPGAQAQQFINVLTGGTSGVYYPLGVAIGKIYSDKIPNVKTQVQATKASVENLILLQQGRGEIAFTLGDSLKAAWDGDEEAGFKSKLDKLRTIGAIYPNYIQIVATAESGIKTLADLKGKSLSVGAPKSGTELNSRAILAAAGMTYKDMGKVEYLPFAESVDLMKNRQLNATLQSAGLGVASLKDLSTSSEITVVSVPKATVDKIGPPFVSVTIPANTYTGQDKDVPTAAVVNYLVTSSAVSDDLAYQMTKLVYESLPELANSHAAGKEIKLETAATGSPVPLHPGAIRYYKEKGLIK
- a CDS encoding tripartite tricarboxylate transporter substrate binding protein, translating into MDSNNLRLNRRAVLTGAAALGGMSLLPHGARAADQWPTRPVKLVVPFAAGGTTDILARVVAAKVSEEYGQQFIVENKTGAGGNIAADYVAKAEPDGYTFVVGTPGTHAINQFVFKNMTYDQARDIAPVIIIARVPNLFSVTNALPVKSVTEFIAYAKSKPGELFYGTPGLGSTAHVSTELFKSMTGVEMTHVPYKGSAPALTDLIAGRVQLMIDNLPAAQPFAESNSIRPIAVSSAKRWSGFPDLPTIAEAGVPGYEASSWFTIGAPAKTSKEIIGKLNASVDKFLKTEDGIARLRKLGAEPAGGSPEDMQAYVLSETEKWGKVAKFAGIKPE
- a CDS encoding PaaI family thioesterase, which translates into the protein MTSKAADKLKSDGWKIVETSGFLHLIGPLWQRVVDGEHEYALQTEDKHHNRRGLVQGGVLMTFADRTCGMTARYVSGKPMLATVQLDTHFVEAGKIGELLVSRPHVVRSTRSLIFITTEVTVDKRCIAMASGVFKILKSGT
- a CDS encoding CoA pyrophosphatase yields the protein MVRSFDDTTRRNIAELCASFRRVQPDGAAPSLKRAAVAIALTRAEMGAGTAFLLTRRAAGLRAHAAQWALPGGRCDQGETQAQAALRELHEELGVELSEGDVLGLLDDYPTRSGYLITPVVVWVSTDAAISPNHDEVESVHRIALKDIERQDAFSFTTIPESTRRVIRFRLDGQQIHAPTAALIYQFREVLAGRDTRVAELEQPVFAWK
- a CDS encoding CoA ester lyase, translating into MRRIRPVPLCRSWLFLEGANEAVLQRAASSGADVLIHELEDFTPPALRPKARMLAPDLYASWREAGAVVAVRVNPLDQDGMDDLAAVMRGRPDIVGLPKVAEPHHVSQLDAAVSRFERDYGIAEGSTALLPNIEFARGLVQTGAIAAVSKRVTACLLAAEDLAADLGAERDTDGVELAYCRQRFIVECRAANVVAVDCPYTWSDAPGVERDARWARRLGYTAKSLVDPSHAAIVNGVLTPDDNEMRRARDIVTAFEAARAQGDARAEHEGSLIEVPTYSNAKRLIARGEALRQFD